In Gracilibacillus salitolerans, the sequence CTACTAAAATTGAAAAAGTACGGAAAGATGAATAGCCAACCATCCTTATCCTATCTTTATGATAAAGTACGGAAAATTGTGGAGTGGCTTGAAGTTCATTATGCTGAGGATATTACCTTAGATGAAATGGCAAAGAAATTAAGTGTAAGCTCCCAATATTTAAACAAATTGTTTCAAAAAACGTTTCAAGTAAGTCCCTATACATTTTTAATCCAACTGAGAATTAGAAAAGCAAAGGAAATATTGCTACAGACCCCTGAAGTACCAGTAAAAAATGTTGCTATCCTTGTTGGGTTTAATAATCTTAGTTACTTTATTTCTACCTTTAAAAAGAGAGAAGGTATCACCCCTAAGAAATACAGAGATATGTACGGAAAAGAAAACAAGGTGACCGTGAAATAATCCGATGGCAGTTTTTTTATTTATCTTGTAATCATTATATAAAAATAAGGTTTAATAGGATTTTATCGCTCGTAAAATGCTTACAGAAGGTCAAGTGGATGCTTTACTGAAGAATAAAACAATAAAGGAGTGGACCGTACGACCATATAGAAGGCCAACTTTTGTGAATGGAAAGTTGGTCTTTTTGTTGTTTTTGCGAAAGTTTTATTAGTACAGCAGCAATTGAGTAGTTTCGTAAGTTTCATATATTTATATTTTGTGTAGAACATCGTTGTACACCTTATTGAAAAAATAATATAGATTAATAACAACTTCTTCTAGTTTTCTACTTAGAATCTAGGAAAATTCTGCCCTACAAGAAAAAATACACTACATCTACCAACTTTCATTACTCAATGTTAATCTTCATCTTTTACTACCGAGGAACTAGCAAAAAAACAATTGATATTACTGCTAGATAAAGGAATCTAGCTTTAATATACCCTAAGCGAAGGGGGAATATCCAAGCCGGAAAGGAGGCTGTATGAAACATTTTTTATGAAAGGGTATGCATAAAGGGTGTCCATAACATAGCAGATGTTCTCATTTTTGTAGTATAGCTTGTTTGATTCCTTGATAAAAATAGGAGGTAACATTTTATGAAAAAACACTCGATTGTAAAGAAGTCAACGATACTCTCCATAACAGTATTGCTAGTTGGGGCAATTTTTTTTAGTATGCCAACAGCTGCGTATTATGGAAATGCAGATATTTCACCAGCATACACAAACTTACCAACGAAGAGTTGGGTATCTGCTGAAGCGGGAATAGGAGATGCTAGTTTCGCTGTTGATCAGGAGGAAACTACTTATTGGGATGCTGGCTCTGTGTCCGAAGATAGCTGGATACAGATCGACCTAGGCGGAACTTATCCTGGGATGAAAAAAGTGGAGGTTGTTTTTCCAACACTAGATGGTGAATACAACTATAAGCTTGAAGCTTCTAGTAATGGAGAGCAGTGGGCTACTCTTTCCGATCATTCTGAAGAGCCAATAACTGGAGGAGAAGATGTTCTTATCCAAAATACTTCAGAAGTTAGGTATTTGAAAGCAACGCTATTAAATGTTTCAGATGGTGCCATTGCAGGGATTTCAGAGATTCGTGCAAACAATTATCTACTAAAGGACAATCTTACGGTTGGAGCAGATTTATCTTGGGATACAGCATTTTTAAATAATACGTATACTACACATAGTAATACAGATGTACCATCATCTGATGGTCGCATGATTGGTACGATGCAGGAAACAGGCATGACATCTGCAAGGTTCCGAGTTTGGAATGAACCAAGATCGGAAAACACAGGGGAACCAGTGACACAAGTTGATGGAAGTATGAACCCAGAGGATACACTAAACAAGTCATTATACGCAGATGAACTTGGTATGAATGTAGGAATTGACTTTCACTATTCCGACAGCTGGGCAGACCCAGGAAAACAGATAAAGCCAAAACACTGGAAAGACCTTCCATTTGATGAGCTTGTGGAAGCAGTGTATGATTTCTCCTATAAAGTGACAGCGGATCATGTAGCTGCAGGAGTAACTCCGTATTATATCCAGGTTGGAAATGAAATAATTAATGGAACACTTTGGGGTGCGGAAAAGGTTCCAACAGGACATGAACCAAGGTATGCAAGAGAAGACCCATCCTATACTGCCCAACCAGGTGGTGAACTGTTATGGGAGTATTGGGAATCAGAGGATCCAGAAGAACAAGCTGCCTATGATGCAGCATGGGATCGATTTACCGCAATCGTAGATGCTGGCCTACGTGCTGCTCAAGATGCGTCACCTGAATCAAAGACTAAAATCCATGTAATCGTTGATAGAAATCGATTAGCGAAAACACAGGAGTTTTGGCGTCAGCTAACGACAAGACTGAAAGAAGATTATCAGAATGATTTTGATATCATGTCCATTTCTTATTATCCTGAATGGCATGGTACAATGGCAGATTTAAGTAATAACTTACATGCGTTTGCAACAGAGTTTCCTTCGTATGAATTAGCAGTATCAGAAACTTCCCATAGAGCTTCTGGAGGTCCTTCTGATTCTGGATATCCTAACACGATACAAGGTCAAGCAGACTTCATGATCGATGTCATGCGTACTACCAATGATACTATTAATAATGCCGTGTCCACTATATTAGTGTGGGAACCAGCGATTTGGCAATCAATGTTTACTTCAAGAGGCGGCGGTTGGTACGAAGCAAATGACTCTACACGAGTGTTTCATGCAGCATTCAGTAACTTTATAGCGAAAACGAATGAATATCTCTTGACCCCACTATACGAGGTACCAGCATTGCCAGACTCTATCGATGTATTAGATATTGAAAATGACACCATCGTGCGTACAGAAGTGACATGGGATGTAACGGAAGAGGAAGACTATTCCACTATTGGATCTTTCACTGTACACGGAACAACAGAACATGGGGATGTTACTGCACATGTTGCTGTAGTGATGACGGTCGATATATTGGAGCGCTTAACGGAAGAAAAGGTGGAATCTGGTGACCTATCTGGTCCAGTAGTACCCCAATTAGTAAATGCATTAAATCAAGTGACACATCACTTGGAAAAAGGATCAAAGCAAGATGCTAGTAAGTTTTTAGAAAACTATTTATCTCATCTAAACCGTAAGGCAAATGACAGAAATATTTCTCATGAGGCAAAGGTAATTCTTACGGAACATGCGGAGTTGATGGTAGAAAACCTGAAATAACAGTACGTAATATTTGTTATAAAAGTCGTCTCTAATATTTGGCGTAGTATGTTGGTCTCCATAAAACAACAATACCACAGTTCAAAACACTGTGGTAGAGCCTAATTTTATACTTTCTTATCTTTTCAAAAAAGGCATTCCTAATACAGGAATGCCTTTAAACACGTTTATTTTTTCAACACTTTAACATCGAATCCTGATAATGAAACGATACCTGATACTTCGTTGTCTGTTATTAAATCTTGATAAGTCTGACCGTTTAAGTTAATGTCTTTCGTCTCGTTTGAAAAATTCATTAAGAAAAGAAACTCGTTTTCTCCGTCTGTACGGATCTGAGCACTGACGTCTTTTGGTAATAATTCGCCTGTTGCTCGTTTTAATGATAACTGATCTGCTATCTTTTCAAAAAAGGATTGATGGAATGCATGATCATTTCTTGAAGCGATATAGTAAGCTTTTCCATCGCCATATTGATTAACGGTTAAAGCAGGTCTCCCCGCATAAAAATCACTGCCGTATTGCGCTAAAGCTTGCGCACCTTCTAAATGAATCAGGTCACATAATTCTTTTGCTACAAATTCACCACGTAATCCTAATTCGTTGTTGCCTACTACTTGAATACGATTTGTTTCCTCATCATATAGACCATCGATTTCTTCAGACCAGATTCCTAATGTTTTACGTAATGGCCCCGGGAATCCACCGAGGAAACAAAGGTCATTTTCATCAACAATGCCGGACCAATACGTTGTGACAAATGTCCCGCCATTTTGGACAAACTTTTCAATATTTTCACCAACTCCAGATCTTACCATATAAAGCATCGGTGCAACCACTAATTTATATTTGGATAGATCTTTTTCCGAATCAATGACATCGACTGCGATACCTTGCTCCCAAAATGCTTGGTAATGTTCTGTTACCGTACGCTCATAATGAACACCTGCATTACGTGGTCCTTGGGCATCTTTAACTGCCCAGCGATTTTCGGTATCAAAGATGATCGCCACTTCTGCGTCAACCGTTGAGCCTACTACTTCGTCTAATTCAGCTAAACCTTCGCCAAGCTCTTTGACCTCTTGAAAGACACGTGTATGCTCATGTCCTGCATGGTCAACTACCGCACCATGGAACTTCTCACTAGAACCGCGGCTTTTACGCCATTGGAAATATTGTACTGAGTCAGAGCCATGTGCTACCGCTTGTAGAGATGATAAAACATGCATACCCGGTTTTTTCAGCTTACTGATCGGCTGCCAATTCGTTAAACTTGGTGTACTTTCCATTAATAAAAATGGCTTGCCATCTTTTAAGGAACGAAACCAGTCATGATTCATCGCTGTATAAGCAGCCAGATACGACTCATCCTGTTGATCGTGCCATGTTGGATAAGAATCCCATGAAATTACATCGATATCATCAGCAAATTTCGCATAGTTTAACCCTTCAAACGTTTCCATGAAGTTGGCTGTTGCTGGCATCTCAGGCTTAACTGCTTTTAGCGGTTTCACTTCATGACGATAAAAATCTAATGTTTGATCAGTTACAAAACGTTTCCAATCAAGGTTTTGTCCGTGAACCATTGTTTCTCCGTGCGGTGCAGGAGATTCAACCTGAGACCAGCTCGAATACGTATGACTCCAAAACGTTGTCCACCAAGCATCATTAAGTGCATCTAATGATTGATATTTTTCCTTTAACCATTCGCGGAATGCATCTTGGCAGTAATCACAATGGCATTCACCACCATATTCGTTGGATACATGCCAGCCGATAACTGCTGGGTGATCAGCATAGCGTTCTGCTAATTTGCTATTCATTATCTCTACTTTTTCTCGATATACAGGTGATGTAAAACAGTGATTATGACGCATCCCGTGCAGATTACGTACACGGTTAGCCCCTACTCGTAATACTTCTGGATACTTTTCCGACATCCATGCCGGTCTTGCACCACTCGGGGTTGCCAAAAATGCATAAATGCCGTTCTCATGAAAAGTATCAAGCAATTTATCCATCCACTCAAATGTAAATGTTCCTTCTTCCGGCTCTAACTTCGCCCAAGAAAAGATTCCTACTGACATCACATTACAATGAGCAAGCTTCATTAAGCGAATATCTTCTGCTAATACTTCCGGATATTTCTCCCATTGCTCTGGATTATAATCTGCACCATGTAACATTTTTGGTATTTTGTTGCTTACCGGGTTAAATTTCATCCTATCACCTAACTCCTTCTTGTTGATTATTCTTTAGCGAATGCATCAAGTCCCATTAA encodes:
- a CDS encoding glycosyl hydrolase 53 family protein, with the protein product MKKHSIVKKSTILSITVLLVGAIFFSMPTAAYYGNADISPAYTNLPTKSWVSAEAGIGDASFAVDQEETTYWDAGSVSEDSWIQIDLGGTYPGMKKVEVVFPTLDGEYNYKLEASSNGEQWATLSDHSEEPITGGEDVLIQNTSEVRYLKATLLNVSDGAIAGISEIRANNYLLKDNLTVGADLSWDTAFLNNTYTTHSNTDVPSSDGRMIGTMQETGMTSARFRVWNEPRSENTGEPVTQVDGSMNPEDTLNKSLYADELGMNVGIDFHYSDSWADPGKQIKPKHWKDLPFDELVEAVYDFSYKVTADHVAAGVTPYYIQVGNEIINGTLWGAEKVPTGHEPRYAREDPSYTAQPGGELLWEYWESEDPEEQAAYDAAWDRFTAIVDAGLRAAQDASPESKTKIHVIVDRNRLAKTQEFWRQLTTRLKEDYQNDFDIMSISYYPEWHGTMADLSNNLHAFATEFPSYELAVSETSHRASGGPSDSGYPNTIQGQADFMIDVMRTTNDTINNAVSTILVWEPAIWQSMFTSRGGGWYEANDSTRVFHAAFSNFIAKTNEYLLTPLYEVPALPDSIDVLDIENDTIVRTEVTWDVTEEEDYSTIGSFTVHGTTEHGDVTAHVAVVMTVDILERLTEEKVESGDLSGPVVPQLVNALNQVTHHLEKGSKQDASKFLENYLSHLNRKANDRNISHEAKVILTEHAELMVENLK
- a CDS encoding beta-galactosidase: MKFNPVSNKIPKMLHGADYNPEQWEKYPEVLAEDIRLMKLAHCNVMSVGIFSWAKLEPEEGTFTFEWMDKLLDTFHENGIYAFLATPSGARPAWMSEKYPEVLRVGANRVRNLHGMRHNHCFTSPVYREKVEIMNSKLAERYADHPAVIGWHVSNEYGGECHCDYCQDAFREWLKEKYQSLDALNDAWWTTFWSHTYSSWSQVESPAPHGETMVHGQNLDWKRFVTDQTLDFYRHEVKPLKAVKPEMPATANFMETFEGLNYAKFADDIDVISWDSYPTWHDQQDESYLAAYTAMNHDWFRSLKDGKPFLLMESTPSLTNWQPISKLKKPGMHVLSSLQAVAHGSDSVQYFQWRKSRGSSEKFHGAVVDHAGHEHTRVFQEVKELGEGLAELDEVVGSTVDAEVAIIFDTENRWAVKDAQGPRNAGVHYERTVTEHYQAFWEQGIAVDVIDSEKDLSKYKLVVAPMLYMVRSGVGENIEKFVQNGGTFVTTYWSGIVDENDLCFLGGFPGPLRKTLGIWSEEIDGLYDEETNRIQVVGNNELGLRGEFVAKELCDLIHLEGAQALAQYGSDFYAGRPALTVNQYGDGKAYYIASRNDHAFHQSFFEKIADQLSLKRATGELLPKDVSAQIRTDGENEFLFLMNFSNETKDINLNGQTYQDLITDNEVSGIVSLSGFDVKVLKK